In the genome of Candoia aspera isolate rCanAsp1 chromosome 4, rCanAsp1.hap2, whole genome shotgun sequence, the window tttcactTAGAGTTTTTTCCTCCCCAGTCTActctacagccttgggattttctggtgatctcccattcGAGTACTAACCCAGCCCAAGCCAcattagctttttgagatcactCAAAGTTGGCTAGTGGCTGGGTGCACATTTGGGGTGCATTgtcttttaatctctttttaaaagggTGAAAATAAGTGTGTTGCTTGCTTTGCTAAATTTAAACCCACCGTTCCAACTTACCTTGAGCACCACCTtctcatcctcctcttcctcttcctggaCATCTTCAGCTCCGGCTTCAATTGCCAACTCGAGGGCCTGATCCAAGCTGAGAGCCCTGCCAGATTTGTCTTCCTTGCTCACAGTCACAATcccctttttttcaaaatgattgtGAATCCCATCAGCAATGCTCCCCCTGCAAGGAACCAAGTGGAGGCTTTTAGCCTAAGACTTAAGAAGTGGCCTACTGGagcttctacagcagtgtttctcaaccttggccactttaagatgtgtggacttcaactcccagaattccccagccagcaaggatgagaaacactgttctacagccTGTGGTGTGAAAGGACTACAGGAAACGCCACTTCCTCCCAAGGCAAGGACAAAGCATCCATATCTTCTTCAGCAAATCCCTGTTAAACTTGCATGCCTGCCCACTCCTTACAAACCAGCCAGCCAATGCTTCTCAAGTTGCACTAAcccatttttgtttaaaagataTCGGATTTCATTGGAACATCTCTTCAGGTTGTCTGTCAGTATTTCAACATATAGAGAAGAGCCGCCTGGACCTCGGATGCCACAGAGGTGATAAATCGATTTCATTTTCTCCTGCCAAAGAAGTTAATACTGGTAACCACCAGTAAATCGCATCATCTGTCCCATCACTTCAGTTTCaagcatctattttttttttaaaaagcacattatcCTCAGCTGCCCCTTTAAAGCAATTTAACAAAAGAGGgaacaaatgcatttatttatttctccatttatttaaaagatttgtatggtcacccatcttaaacacaacaataaaaccaataactatAAAATCATAGACcgtaaaaccataaaaaaaaacaacccagcacTTCAATCATCCCCTGGGGATGCTCCACAGCCAGCTCCAGATGTCCTCATTCTATCCCAGCACCTGAGTAAAAAGCCAGGTTTGATGGCCCTccaaaaggctaaaagggtgggggcctgccagatcaccagggggggggagggtgttccataaggttGGGGCAGCCACAAAAAAGGCACACTTCCAtgatcccactagatggcaagatttcagggaagggacctggagcgtgcctaccctatctgacctgataggatgggcagatactctcagggggaggcagtcctgcaaataaccaggccccgtgccatgtagggctttaaaggtgataaccagaaccttgaattgcacccggaaggaaactgggagccagtgcagctgcCATCTAGACCAGTTGTGGCTTCCAAGGTATCTTCAAGTGTTTGTCAATTTATTCCTTAAAGACATTTCTAAGTTGCTTTTCCTCTCTACAAGACCCACAAAGGAATGGATACTTTAAAACCgaacagcaacaaaaatcacAACTGAATAAAAGCAGAGACCAAAACTGGCTGGTCCTAATAAACGTTTTGCCCCACAGTAGATGTAACTTTcgttttgcaaatatttttggCCCACAAAGGAGTCAGCAGGGACATTCACAGGgaaaggtgggggggaggcaCATAATGATATATGTGGCATGATATCATGGAGCAAATAACACAAACAATGTCTTTGTATTGTGACCTAAGTATGTAATTCTTGTCTTGGCAATGATGTCATGTTGCTGATGCCATAAGTTGATGACACCACCATCGTTCTGGCATTATCCATAGCTATGGCCACCCCTCACACAGACCCCCAATCTTTCAGAAACCTACCGCACCAGAGATGGCTGTTTCAATGGAGGCTTTGGGCATATTCTTCCTTCGACACACCTCAATAAGATTGGCTAAATTACTGTTAAGATTTGGGTTGGGTCCTCCTTCTGAAAAATCAATGCAGAAAAGGATGGTAGataattattatttgtttatgaaGCCCCACACTACAGTTTATAGAACAACCAGAAATAGAGAGGTTTTTGTTCGAGGCACTTACATTTAGTACAAGAAAAATAACAATGCAGATAGATGGAAGTAAAGCTATACAGAAAAATGTATGTGCCGAGTTCAGCTATATATAATTATGGATGTGCACCCCACAGTTTCTTCAAAAAGTCGTCAttaaggaaaaaagagaacattCAGTATACAGCCTAGTTTTAAATGCAGAAAATCTTGGCAAGGGTTCATTCAGTGTAAATAGGGAGCAACATGGATTAATGCTCTGCTTTAGTGCAATATCCTATTAATTTATGAAACTCACTGCCACAGAATGTGGGGGCAGTGGCAGCCACTGGCTTAAATACAGCAGATTGGGTAGATTCATGAAAGTTAAAATGAATGCAAGCATTCAAAGACAGTATATCTGAACACAGCTGCTGGGACAAAAAACTGTTGTGATGTCTGGCCCATAAATTGCCTGAAAAGAGGTTAACTTGTTAGAAGAACACTGTTGCTAAGGTGATAGACTGGCACCAAGAGACTAGGCCAACCTACATCACAAGTTTGTTGTgcagaaaaatgggaagaagatGTTATGCGCACTGTCTCAAGCTTCTGGAGAAAagtcagaatataaatctaataattaaaCACAGATATGAAATGAGGCAAGCTCTTGGCTTCATCCCCTCTGGGCTTTCTTACATTCTTATGACATTGGGTACATGTTTCACAACTCCATCGTTCCATCATAACAATCTTGACAGGAAAAGATTGTTCTGCTCACCAGAAAACAGTGTGACATGCCACAACTGTGTCTTTTCTGCAAGTCCCTCACCACTCAGACAAGAACCAAGTTCGCACACTGAGCTGAGTTTGTCCAACAGCTATTGGTTGGAATAGCACTCAGTATGGTGTATCACATAACATAGTTACAAACCACACAGTGGCTGGGCTCACATAACACGCTGAGCTAAAACCAAACCAGCTACAATTACGGTTTCAtgtcacattatggcttagccacCGTAGTCAAACTCCTTCAGAGTCTCTACTTCCAGTATAAAAAAGCCAGTGAAACGTTGCGGCCATACCTTTTACAGCAAAGCGGATCATCATGGCAAGTTTTTGGAAGACCAAGGAACGTGCATTATCTTTAGGACCCTTAACATTTTTTACTTTGGACCACTTGTTATGTCCAGCAAGTGTGGCACTGGAAGCGTGGATGGCGCAACTGGGATGGTGGAAGAGCATCAAGCGGGGTGGCCGGAGGAGAAGATTCAGCCGTGCATAAATGCAGCCCAAGGACATGGCTTTGGACGGGATGGTTCTGACAAGATGCTTGACCTTAGAACAAAAGAGAACATGAAGGACAATTACGATTGAgacatttcaaagaaaatataaCCTATGTACAAACGCTGTGGTGGTGGTCCATTCAGTCAATCCTAATTCCTGGTGACCGCAGGAGCaaatccatacagttttcttgataaCGTTTTCAGAAGCAGCTTGCCGCTACCTttctcctagggctgagagtgaatctggcccaaagtcacccaactggcttggTAGCttgggcaggactagaacgcgaGTCTCCCGGCTTCGAATCCAGCCCCTTTAACCCCTTTACCAAAAAGGTGTACAAAAAACAGACCCAAATCACAAAAATGGCTCAGTTGGTATGGGATAATTAAAACTCCCCTCCCCAAAAGGTGTACCTAGCTGTATAGTTTATCTGAACATTTCAGAAATGCTACTGTAAATTCTGGAGTTCCCCCCTCCCACGCCAAAGAGTAGAATAGCAAAACATAAAATAACCAAACCTAATAGTACATTTATTATGCCCAAAATTTTAGGAGCAGGACAGCtatcaaaaaaaaccccaccaaggCCTGGCTCTCCATTTTTCTTAAAATTGCATTACACTTCCAAGGATCCTCCTCCTGCTATTGACATATTATTTTGCTCTTTATTTCACACGTACAGGATAACTTCCAGAGAACAAGCCACGCTCCCTGTTTCGGCATGTATCCTTCTTATGGCATAAACCTGCCTGCCCTAACCTTGGTTTCAGAATGTCCGAAGGGTCCTTGGTCGGGGAAGACAGTTTGCACTGGCGATTCTAAATATATGCGGAAAGCCTTAAGTGTAAGAGCGGACGAGGGCAGAGAACGTCGGAATGCCGCCTTCCATCGTTTGCTGCAATTAACCCGTTACTCCCGCCCTCCCCCTCTCAAGCAGCTCCCCCTTACCTACCCACGAGTAACaaaatcccagaattctgcagaatTTTTCCACTAAGAGTTCCGCCCCTTTGGGAGGAGGAGCCTGAAATTAACTCTTTCTTCTCGGCAAGTCAATTTTTCCAATAccaatttttcccccttttattttttcagtgaAAACTTACTCCCCGGCCCTTCGCTCAGAGAGGTTCCCTGAGCCGCTTTGCAATGACCAGTTCTTCCTGCCCTGAAGGTTAAGATACGAGACACAAGGAAAAGGATCGGGACGGAGGATGAAAACTTCGTTGGGTGAAGTCACTTCCGGACTTGTGCCGCGTGCGCAAGTGAAACGTCAGCGCATGCTCAGAGTCCTACACGGCATAAGTGTTTCACCGCTAGATAGTAGTGGAAATACCGGCAATGATGACGATCGGAGTTTGCTCAGTTGCGCCaatgaa includes:
- the LOC134495697 gene encoding translational activator of cytochrome c oxidase 1 translates to MSLGCIYARLNLLLRPPRLMLFHHPSCAIHASSATLAGHNKWSKVKNVKGPKDNARSLVFQKLAMMIRFAVKEGGPNPNLNSNLANLIEVCRRKNMPKASIETAISGAEKMKSIYHLCGIRGPGGSSLYVEILTDNLKRCSNEIRYLLNKNGGSIADGIHNHFEKKGIVTVSKEDKSGRALSLDQALELAIEAGAEDVQEEEEEDEKVVLKFISAVSTLHQVREKLESLGLCSLSAGLEFIPLVHAQLSDAEMDGALKLIEALEDHMDVLRVYNNIA